One Bradyrhizobium zhanjiangense DNA segment encodes these proteins:
- a CDS encoding M16 family metallopeptidase, which translates to MRDSTTTPNQYGSHEGGVLAQARWDRPASFALQNGLEVVVIPDHRTPVVTQMIWYKVGSADEPPGKSGLAHFLEHLMFKGTSKHPPGEFSQAVLRVGGYRNAFTGTDYTGYFQHVPREHLGQMLEFEADRMTNLILKDEDVLSERDVVLEELNMSVANEPSARLEEQMMAALYLNHPYGRLIIGWRQEIEKLGREDALGFYKRFYAPNNAILIIAGDVDAGAIRPLVETSFGGIPPQPRIPAERLRPQEPPPAAPRTVTLADPRVEQPVLHRYYLVPSARTAVAGESPVLDVLAQLMGDGINSYLYRALVIDKKLASSASASYEPAALDSSLLTISVTPEPGIEFGQIEYAIDGVIGGIAQHPARTADIELVKTRLLARAIYAQDDQAKLAAWYGSRLTTGLTIDEIRGWPDSIREVSAAQVLAAARKWLDKKRSVTGYLVKEPTQRHAERR; encoded by the coding sequence ATGAGGGATAGCACTACTACTCCTAACCAATACGGTTCTCACGAGGGCGGCGTTCTTGCTCAGGCAAGGTGGGATCGACCAGCCAGCTTTGCGCTTCAGAATGGGCTCGAGGTTGTGGTGATACCGGATCATCGGACGCCCGTCGTAACTCAGATGATCTGGTATAAGGTCGGCTCGGCGGACGAGCCACCCGGAAAATCGGGGCTGGCGCATTTCCTTGAACATCTGATGTTCAAGGGCACATCGAAACATCCGCCGGGTGAATTTTCCCAGGCCGTGCTCCGCGTCGGCGGCTACCGAAATGCTTTCACCGGCACCGACTATACAGGCTATTTCCAGCATGTTCCGCGCGAGCATCTCGGCCAGATGCTGGAATTTGAGGCCGACCGCATGACCAATCTCATTCTTAAAGATGAGGACGTGCTATCCGAGCGCGACGTCGTGCTCGAGGAATTAAATATGTCCGTCGCCAACGAGCCAAGTGCGCGGCTCGAGGAGCAGATGATGGCGGCGCTTTACCTCAACCACCCCTACGGCCGCCTCATTATCGGCTGGCGGCAGGAGATCGAAAAGCTTGGCCGCGAAGACGCGCTCGGCTTCTACAAGCGGTTCTATGCACCAAACAACGCTATCCTAATCATCGCCGGTGACGTAGATGCGGGCGCGATCCGCCCGTTGGTGGAGACGAGTTTTGGCGGCATCCCCCCTCAACCACGGATCCCGGCGGAACGCTTGCGACCTCAGGAGCCGCCTCCGGCCGCGCCGCGCACCGTGACGCTGGCCGATCCCCGCGTTGAGCAGCCAGTCCTGCACCGCTACTATCTGGTGCCGTCGGCGCGCACTGCGGTCGCGGGCGAGAGTCCGGTGCTTGACGTGCTCGCGCAATTGATGGGTGATGGCATCAACTCATATCTCTATCGCGCGCTGGTGATCGACAAGAAGCTCGCGAGTAGTGCCTCGGCGAGCTACGAGCCCGCCGCGCTTGATTCGTCGCTACTCACAATTTCTGTTACACCAGAACCCGGCATCGAGTTCGGGCAGATTGAATACGCCATCGACGGCGTGATTGGCGGTATTGCGCAGCATCCTGCGCGCACAGCAGATATCGAGCTGGTCAAGACGCGGCTGCTCGCTCGAGCAATCTATGCCCAGGACGACCAAGCAAAGCTTGCGGCCTGGTACGGCAGCCGGCTCACGACAGGACTGACCATCGACGAGATCCGAGGCTGGCCGGACAGCATCCGCGAAGTCAGTGCCGCGCAGGTGCTCGCGGCCGCGCGCAAATGGCTCGACAAAAAGCGCTCGGTGACAGGCTATCTCGTCAAGGAACCCACCCAAAGACACGCGGAGAGGCGATAA
- a CDS encoding DUF3422 family protein — protein sequence MVDELDLRTFTPHPQRDAVLGEVHARPFTRLVSPFSVIHLAFLAQGEAATSDRCRFIDFCLERNVPPPEQSAKLHQIVIGPATLRWEQHSEFATFTWIWSNTNGSAADRFDKVDGTVRSLIRALRQTGQLLVAIRLEVEQDASPTGRAEQVFDKNSLAMVATKSGAGVAASDFRVDEKGFTKILVCDLGLKSHDLGALVQRLLEIETYRPLALLGLSAALELAPSVDRIDRRLVEALEKMQRGEGLQFNNHLLAELTALAASFEKGATGSLFRFGASRAYNELVQSRLSIIEGNDVSGYPTWSSFLARRMAPAMRTCATVEDRQAALSVKLARAADLLRTRVDVEIERQHRDLLQAINERARQQLRLQCTVEGLSVGAIGYYVVSLFSYLAKGAHDVGLRVEPSFLTAAFVPIAVGVIWLVSYNVRKRHLKHDNAPSVACD from the coding sequence ATGGTCGATGAATTGGATCTGCGAACCTTCACGCCACATCCGCAACGCGACGCCGTGCTCGGCGAAGTGCACGCACGCCCTTTCACGCGCCTTGTTTCGCCATTCAGCGTGATCCACTTGGCTTTTCTTGCGCAGGGTGAGGCGGCCACAAGCGATCGCTGCCGCTTTATCGATTTTTGCCTCGAGCGTAATGTTCCGCCACCTGAGCAATCGGCGAAACTTCATCAGATTGTCATCGGGCCCGCTACGCTACGCTGGGAGCAGCATTCGGAATTCGCAACATTCACCTGGATCTGGAGTAACACAAATGGTTCTGCCGCAGACCGATTTGACAAAGTTGATGGTACCGTCCGATCGCTGATCCGCGCGTTGCGTCAGACCGGACAGTTGCTGGTCGCGATCAGGCTAGAAGTGGAGCAGGACGCCTCGCCGACCGGGCGCGCCGAACAGGTTTTTGACAAGAACAGCCTGGCCATGGTTGCCACAAAGAGCGGCGCAGGCGTTGCCGCCTCAGACTTCCGCGTAGACGAAAAAGGCTTTACGAAAATCCTCGTCTGCGACCTCGGATTGAAGTCGCACGATCTCGGAGCGCTGGTGCAACGGCTCCTGGAGATCGAGACCTACCGTCCACTGGCGCTGCTTGGCCTGTCGGCGGCCCTTGAGCTTGCACCTTCCGTTGATCGCATCGACCGCCGTCTTGTTGAGGCGCTCGAAAAAATGCAAAGGGGTGAGGGGCTGCAGTTCAACAACCATCTGCTTGCCGAGCTGACGGCGCTGGCCGCCTCCTTCGAAAAAGGCGCGACCGGCAGCCTGTTTCGCTTCGGCGCCAGCAGGGCCTACAACGAGCTGGTCCAATCGCGACTGTCCATCATTGAAGGCAACGATGTCTCGGGTTATCCAACCTGGTCGTCGTTTCTGGCGCGCCGCATGGCGCCCGCAATGCGCACCTGCGCGACCGTAGAGGATCGTCAGGCGGCACTGTCGGTCAAGCTCGCGCGTGCCGCCGATCTGTTGCGAACCCGTGTCGACGTGGAAATCGAACGACAACATCGTGACCTGTTGCAGGCTATCAACGAGCGCGCCAGACAGCAACTTCGGCTGCAGTGCACGGTCGAAGGATTGTCGGTCGGGGCGATAGGATATTATGTGGTCAGCTTGTTTAGCTATCTTGCCAAGGGCGCGCATGACGTCGGACTGCGAGTAGAGCCCTCGTTCCTGACCGCAGCCTTCGTGCCGATCGCAGTCGGCGTGATCTGGCTGGTGAGTTACAATGTCCGAAAGAGACACCTCAAGCACGACAACGCGCCCTCGGTTGCTTGCGACTGA
- a CDS encoding GNAT family N-acetyltransferase: MPVISTRRAEVTDAGTVARFVYALQVELLGRMAPGIEIVTQSAATVLADVSVVAVIACGDNEPVGVMVLNECTAIYAGGKFGEISELYVRPDMRSQGIAPHLIAVALSEGRARGWKRLEVGAPWQPKWKRTLDFYLRNGFEEVGPRLCRMI; the protein is encoded by the coding sequence ATGCCGGTCATATCCACACGCCGCGCTGAAGTCACAGATGCCGGAACCGTCGCCCGCTTCGTTTATGCTCTCCAAGTCGAGCTCTTGGGCCGGATGGCCCCGGGGATCGAAATCGTCACGCAAAGCGCGGCGACAGTTCTTGCGGATGTCAGCGTCGTCGCGGTGATCGCCTGCGGAGACAACGAGCCGGTTGGCGTCATGGTTCTAAACGAATGCACTGCGATCTACGCTGGCGGCAAGTTCGGAGAAATCTCGGAGCTCTATGTTCGCCCCGACATGAGATCGCAGGGCATTGCGCCTCATCTGATCGCGGTCGCTCTGTCCGAAGGACGCGCGCGAGGATGGAAGCGGCTGGAGGTCGGAGCACCGTGGCAGCCGAAATGGAAGCGCACCCTCGACTTCTATCTGCGCAACGGCTTCGAGGAAGTCGGCCCCCGGCTCTGCCGCATGATATGA
- the folE gene encoding GTP cyclohydrolase I codes for MSFTQTKGEAPGTGFLMSSTHAIRERLRDAGASFAANDNIAEYLLPGDIDVIQAEVEQHVQAVLEALVIDTSRDHNTKATAKRVPRMYVREVFAGRFEPAPKVTDFPSLNELYTLGPIAVRSTCSHHLVPMTGRMWVGVVPGEKVIGISKFVRLANWITSRPHIQEEAAVMLADELERRILPKGLAVIVRAQHQCMIWRGVRETDTIMITSIMRGAFRDDRTLRSEFMALIKDQP; via the coding sequence ATGTCGTTCACGCAAACTAAAGGCGAAGCTCCCGGCACAGGATTTCTGATGAGCTCTACGCACGCAATCCGTGAACGCCTGCGCGACGCCGGCGCGTCGTTTGCGGCAAACGACAATATCGCAGAATATCTGCTGCCAGGTGACATTGATGTGATCCAAGCCGAGGTCGAGCAGCACGTGCAGGCTGTGCTTGAGGCCCTGGTTATCGACACCAGCCGCGACCACAATACCAAAGCGACCGCGAAGCGCGTTCCCAGGATGTACGTGCGCGAGGTTTTTGCCGGGCGCTTTGAGCCCGCGCCCAAGGTCACGGACTTCCCGAGCCTGAACGAACTCTACACGTTGGGTCCCATTGCCGTGCGCTCGACGTGCTCGCATCACCTCGTACCCATGACTGGCCGCATGTGGGTCGGCGTGGTGCCCGGTGAAAAAGTGATCGGTATCAGCAAATTTGTGCGGCTTGCCAACTGGATCACGTCGCGCCCGCACATCCAGGAGGAGGCCGCTGTTATGCTGGCGGACGAACTGGAACGCCGTATCCTGCCGAAGGGATTGGCCGTCATCGTTAGGGCGCAACACCAATGCATGATCTGGCGTGGTGTTCGCGAGACTGACACTATCATGATAACCAGCATCATGCGCGGTGCTTTCCGCGACGACAGGACATTGCGCAGCGAATTTATGGCACTGATCAAGGATCAACCGTGA
- a CDS encoding 6-pyruvoyl trahydropterin synthase family protein, with amino-acid sequence MTYLSTKTYGHEIGLSATFRQWRALSHCRLLHGYSLSFRFEFEADTLDDKNWVVDFGGLKELKAILEDTFDHKTVVAADDPELEWFHEAARRGVADIVVLPAVGCEKFAEHVYGIASKWLLTERLAPRCRLASVEVKEHGANSAIYRGTSRAAGQRDL; translated from the coding sequence GTGACCTACCTATCGACGAAGACATACGGTCATGAAATCGGACTATCCGCCACATTTCGCCAGTGGCGCGCGCTGTCACACTGTCGTCTGCTGCACGGTTACTCGTTGTCATTTCGCTTCGAGTTCGAGGCCGACACCCTAGACGACAAGAATTGGGTCGTTGATTTTGGCGGCCTCAAAGAGCTGAAAGCGATCCTCGAAGACACGTTTGACCATAAGACCGTCGTAGCTGCGGACGATCCGGAGCTTGAATGGTTCCACGAAGCGGCGCGGCGCGGCGTGGCGGATATCGTTGTGCTACCTGCTGTCGGCTGCGAAAAATTTGCCGAGCACGTCTACGGCATCGCGAGCAAGTGGCTGCTGACAGAGCGACTTGCTCCGCGTTGCCGGCTTGCATCTGTCGAAGTCAAAGAGCACGGTGCGAACAGCGCGATCTATCGGGGAACGAGCCGTGCTGCCGGTCAACGAGATCTTTGA
- a CDS encoding DUF2235 domain-containing protein, producing MWFAGNHSDVGGSYRESEARLSSR from the coding sequence GTGTGGTTCGCCGGAAACCACTCCGATGTCGGCGGTAGCTATCGGGAAAGCGAAGCCCGCCTCTCCTCGCGGTAG
- a CDS encoding cytochrome P450: MAKGRISAWAAALARLQLRCAFPALFVRLEDLALIIAAEDVVYMPSYVIRCPQRPPVTFRPSIA; encoded by the coding sequence TTGGCCAAGGGCCGCATTTCTGCTTGGGCAGCTGCGCTCGCGCGCCTGCAATTGCGATGCGCCTTCCCCGCGCTGTTCGTGCGACTGGAGGATCTAGCGCTGATCATCGCCGCGGAGGACGTCGTCTACATGCCGTCTTACGTCATTCGCTGCCCGCAGCGCCCGCCGGTCACCTTCCGCCCTTCCATCGCTTAG
- a CDS encoding cytochrome P450, with protein MSEQPLPTLPMWRVDHIEPSPEMLVLRANGPIHRVRFPSGHEGWWVTGYDEAKAVLSDAVFRPAGMPPAAFTPDSVILGSPGWLVSHEGGEHARLRTIVAPAFSNHRMKLLAQQVEAIAAQLFETLAAQPQPADLRRHLSFPLPAMVISALMGVLYEDHAFFAGLSDEVMTHQHESGPRSASRLAWEELRAYIGGKMRDKRQDPGDNLLTDLLAAVDQGKATEEEAIGLAAGMLVAGHESTVAQIEFSLLAMFRHPQQRERLVGDPSLVDKAVEEILRMYPPGAGWDGIMRYPRTDVTIAGVHIPPESKVLVGLPATSFDTRHFVDPEIFDIGRDGEPHLAFSSGPHCCIGAALARLELKVVFGSIFQRFPALRLAVSPEQLKLRKEIITGGFEEFPVLW; from the coding sequence ATGTCCGAACAACCCTTGCCGACGCTGCCGATGTGGCGCGTCGATCACATCGAGCCCTCGCCCGAGATGTTGGTGCTACGCGCCAACGGTCCGATCCACCGCGTGCGCTTCCCGTCCGGGCACGAAGGCTGGTGGGTGACAGGCTACGACGAGGCCAAGGCGGTGCTGTCTGACGCGGTGTTCCGGCCCGCGGGAATGCCGCCGGCGGCATTCACCCCGGATTCGGTGATTCTCGGTTCGCCGGGCTGGCTGGTCTCGCACGAGGGGGGCGAGCATGCCCGGTTACGCACGATCGTGGCTCCGGCCTTCAGCAACCACAGGATGAAGCTACTCGCCCAACAGGTCGAGGCGATCGCCGCGCAGTTGTTCGAGACGTTGGCGGCCCAGCCCCAGCCCGCCGACCTGCGGCGCCACCTCTCATTTCCCCTTCCGGCCATGGTCATCAGCGCGCTGATGGGCGTGCTCTACGAGGATCACGCCTTTTTCGCCGGGCTGTCCGACGAGGTGATGACGCACCAGCATGAAAGCGGCCCGCGCAGCGCGTCGCGCCTGGCTTGGGAAGAACTGCGCGCCTACATTGGCGGCAAGATGCGGGACAAGCGCCAGGATCCGGGCGATAACCTGCTAACGGATCTGCTCGCGGCGGTTGACCAGGGCAAGGCGACCGAGGAAGAGGCGATCGGCCTGGCGGCGGGCATGCTGGTGGCGGGCCACGAGAGCACCGTCGCGCAGATCGAATTCAGCCTGCTGGCCATGTTCCGCCATCCGCAACAGCGCGAACGCCTGGTCGGCGATCCATCCCTGGTGGACAAGGCGGTGGAGGAAATCCTGCGTATGTACCCGCCGGGCGCGGGCTGGGACGGCATCATGCGCTATCCGAGGACCGACGTGACCATCGCGGGCGTTCATATTCCCCCGGAAAGCAAGGTGCTGGTCGGCCTGCCGGCGACGTCGTTCGATACGCGCCATTTCGTCGACCCGGAAATCTTCGACATCGGACGCGACGGAGAGCCGCACCTGGCGTTCTCTTCCGGGCCGCACTGCTGCATCGGCGCGGCGCTGGCCAGGCTGGAACTCAAGGTGGTGTTCGGTTCGATCTTCCAGCGCTTTCCCGCGCTGCGCCTGGCCGTGTCGCCCGAACAATTGAAGTTGCGCAAGGAGATCATCACTGGTGGGTTCGAGGAGTTCCCGGTGCTCTGGTGA
- a CDS encoding cytochrome P450, whose amino-acid sequence MDVQETPAACQDAFAELASPACIHDPYPFMRWLREHDPVHRAASGLFLLSRHADIYWALKATGDAFRGPAPGELARYFPRAARSLSLNLLASTLAMKDPPTHTRLRRLISRDFTMHQIDNLRPSIARIVAARLDGMAPALERGEAVDLHREFALTLPMLVFAELFGMPQDDMFGLAAGIGAILEGLSPHASDPQLAAADAASARVKAYFGCLIQRKRTDPRHDIVSMLVGAHDDDADTLSDAELISMLWGMLLGGFATTAATIDHAVLAMLAYPQQRHWLQGDAVGVKAFVEEVLRCDAPAMFSSIPRIAQRDIELGGVVIPKNADVRVLIASGNRDPDAFADPDRFDPARFYGTSPGMSTDGKIMLSFGHGIHFCLGAQLARVQLAESLPRIQARFPTLALAEQPTREPSAFLRTFRALPVRLHAQGS is encoded by the coding sequence ATCGACGTGCAAGAAACCCCGGCAGCATGTCAAGACGCTTTCGCCGAACTGGCGTCGCCAGCGTGCATCCACGACCCGTATCCCTTCATGCGGTGGCTGCGCGAGCACGATCCCGTGCACCGCGCGGCGTCGGGCCTCTTTCTGTTGAGCCGCCACGCCGACATCTACTGGGCTCTCAAGGCCACGGGCGATGCTTTTCGGGGACCTGCGCCCGGCGAACTGGCGCGCTATTTCCCGCGTGCGGCGAGAAGCCTGTCGCTCAATCTGCTGGCGTCCACGCTTGCGATGAAGGACCCACCGACGCATACGCGTCTGCGCCGGCTGATCTCGCGCGATTTCACCATGCACCAGATCGACAACCTGCGGCCGAGCATCGCGCGCATCGTCGCAGCGCGACTGGACGGCATGGCGCCCGCGCTGGAGCGCGGGGAGGCGGTGGACCTGCATCGGGAATTCGCCCTGACCTTGCCCATGCTGGTCTTCGCGGAACTATTTGGCATGCCCCAGGACGACATGTTTGGGCTCGCCGCCGGCATCGGCGCCATTCTGGAAGGCCTGAGCCCGCACGCCAGCGATCCCCAGCTCGCCGCGGCGGACGCGGCCAGTGCCAGAGTGAAGGCCTACTTCGGCTGCCTCATACAGCGCAAGCGCACCGATCCCCGCCACGACATCGTGTCGATGCTGGTCGGCGCACATGACGATGATGCCGACACGCTGTCGGATGCCGAGTTGATCAGCATGTTGTGGGGCATGCTGCTGGGCGGCTTCGCCACCACTGCTGCGACCATCGACCATGCGGTCCTGGCGATGCTGGCATATCCCCAACAGCGGCACTGGCTGCAGGGAGACGCCGTGGGGGTGAAGGCATTCGTCGAAGAAGTCCTGCGCTGCGACGCGCCCGCGATGTTCAGCTCCATTCCGCGTATCGCCCAGCGCGACATCGAACTGGGCGGCGTGGTGATTCCGAAGAACGCGGACGTGCGCGTGCTGATCGCGTCCGGCAATCGCGACCCGGACGCCTTCGCCGATCCCGATCGCTTCGATCCCGCGCGGTTCTACGGCACCAGTCCAGGCATGTCGACCGACGGGAAGATCATGCTGAGCTTCGGCCACGGCATTCACTTCTGCCTCGGCGCGCAACTGGCCCGGGTGCAGTTGGCCGAGAGCCTGCCGCGGATCCAGGCCCGCTTCCCCACGCTGGCATTGGCGGAGCAGCCGACCCGGGAGCCCTCGGCGTTCCTTCGGACGTTCCGCGCGCTGCCGGTGCGGCTGCATGCGCAGGGGAGCTGA
- a CDS encoding ferredoxin encodes MRVMVDQDLCGTSGQCVLTLPGTFRQREPDGVAEVCVATVPQALHAAVRLAASQCPVAAIRVIESDAGDGERASTDPAPSPAEAERHAAKDQHNLG; translated from the coding sequence ATGCGCGTCATGGTCGACCAGGATCTGTGCGGAACCAGCGGGCAGTGCGTGCTGACGCTGCCGGGCACCTTTCGCCAGCGCGAACCGGACGGCGTGGCCGAAGTGTGCGTGGCGACGGTCCCGCAGGCGCTGCACGCCGCCGTGCGGCTCGCGGCCAGCCAGTGCCCGGTCGCCGCCATTCGGGTCATCGAAAGCGACGCTGGCGATGGCGAGCGCGCCAGCACCGACCCTGCGCCTTCTCCAGCGGAGGCCGAGCGGCATGCCGCGAAAGACCAACACAATCTAGGATGA
- a CDS encoding SDR family oxidoreductase, with translation MGRFEGKVAVVTGAGAGIGKACTLAIAREGGRVVVADIDGSAAIACTAQIATEAGHALALAIDIADAQAVAALFETADRHFGGVDLLVNNASAMHLTARDRAILELDLAVWDQTMATNLRGTLLCCRQAIPRMIARGGGAIVNMSSCQGLSGDTALTSYAASKAAMNMLSASLATQYGHAQIRCNAVAPGLIMTERLLAKLDACMQRHLRRHQLLPRVGRPEDVAALVAFLLSDDAAFITGQVVCIDGGMLAHVPTYADGGNSRVARPAGETAEADAAPRC, from the coding sequence ATGGGACGGTTTGAAGGCAAAGTGGCCGTGGTGACCGGCGCCGGCGCCGGCATCGGCAAGGCATGCACCCTTGCCATCGCGCGCGAGGGCGGCAGAGTGGTGGTGGCCGACATTGATGGCTCGGCGGCTATCGCCTGTACCGCGCAGATCGCGACCGAAGCGGGCCACGCGCTCGCCCTGGCGATCGACATCGCCGATGCGCAGGCGGTGGCAGCGCTGTTCGAGACGGCGGACCGGCACTTCGGTGGGGTCGACCTGCTGGTGAACAACGCGAGCGCGATGCATCTGACCGCGCGCGACCGCGCGATCCTCGAGCTGGACCTGGCGGTCTGGGATCAGACCATGGCGACCAATCTGCGTGGCACGCTGCTCTGCTGCCGGCAGGCCATCCCACGGATGATCGCCCGCGGCGGTGGCGCGATCGTCAACATGTCGTCGTGCCAGGGGCTCAGCGGTGACACCGCGCTGACATCCTACGCCGCGTCGAAGGCGGCGATGAACATGCTGTCGGCCTCGCTCGCCACCCAGTACGGTCATGCGCAGATCCGCTGCAATGCGGTTGCGCCGGGTCTCATCATGACCGAGCGACTCCTCGCCAAGCTGGACGCGTGCATGCAACGGCATCTGCGCCGCCACCAGCTCCTGCCGCGCGTCGGCCGCCCCGAGGACGTGGCCGCGCTGGTGGCGTTCCTGCTCTCCGACGATGCTGCGTTCATCACGGGCCAGGTCGTGTGCATCGACGGCGGCATGCTGGCGCATGTGCCGACATACGCCGACGGTGGCAACAGCCGCGTCGCGCGGCCTGCCGGCGAGACCGCCGAAGCGGACGCGGCGCCGCGCTGCTGA
- a CDS encoding cytochrome P450, protein MDMLLNPLNRRHRLRHDIPVVPGAFPLVGHLPAVVCDLPRLLRRAERTLGSHFWLDFGPAGHLMTSLDPDALALLRHKDVSSALIEDISPELFGGTLVAQDGIAHRQARDAIQAALLPKGLTQAGIGELFAPIIRARVQKWRDRGDVTILRETADLMLKLIFSLMGIPAQDLPGWHRKYRQLLQLIVAPPVDLPGLPLRRGRAARDWIDAQLREFVRAAREHAARTGLINDMVSAFDRSDDALSDDVLVANIRLLLLGGHDTTASTMAWMVIELARQPGLWDALVEEAQRVGAVPTRQADLAQCPVAEALFRETLRVHPATPLLVRRALRELRLGELRIPAGTDLCIPLLHFSTSALLHEAPDQFRLARWLQRTEPIRPVDMLQFGTGPHVCMGYHLAWLELVQFCIALALTMHEAGVRPRLLSGVEKGRRYYPTAHPSMAIRIGFS, encoded by the coding sequence ATGGACATGCTGCTCAACCCGCTGAACCGTCGGCATCGGCTGCGGCACGACATCCCGGTCGTGCCCGGCGCTTTTCCCTTGGTCGGGCATCTTCCCGCCGTCGTCTGCGACCTGCCGCGCCTGCTGCGGCGCGCGGAACGGACGCTGGGCAGCCACTTCTGGCTAGATTTCGGCCCTGCCGGACACCTGATGACCAGTCTGGATCCGGATGCTCTCGCACTGCTCCGGCACAAGGACGTGTCCTCGGCGCTGATCGAAGACATCTCGCCCGAATTGTTTGGCGGAACGTTGGTTGCCCAGGATGGCATCGCGCACCGGCAGGCGCGCGATGCGATCCAGGCGGCGCTTCTGCCCAAGGGGCTGACCCAGGCCGGCATCGGCGAGCTGTTCGCGCCCATCATCCGGGCGCGCGTGCAGAAGTGGCGCGACCGGGGCGACGTCACCATCCTGCGCGAAACCGCCGATCTGATGCTCAAGCTCATCTTCAGTCTCATGGGAATCCCCGCGCAGGACCTGCCGGGATGGCATCGCAAGTACCGGCAACTGCTGCAGTTGATCGTCGCGCCGCCAGTCGACCTGCCCGGACTGCCCTTGCGGCGCGGCCGCGCCGCCCGCGACTGGATCGATGCGCAGTTGCGCGAGTTCGTCCGCGCCGCGCGCGAACATGCCGCGCGCACCGGGTTGATCAACGACATGGTGAGCGCCTTCGATCGCAGCGACGATGCGCTTTCCGATGACGTCCTGGTCGCCAATATCCGCTTGCTGCTGCTTGGTGGTCACGACACCACCGCCTCGACGATGGCCTGGATGGTGATCGAGCTAGCGCGGCAGCCTGGGCTGTGGGACGCCCTGGTCGAGGAGGCGCAACGCGTAGGCGCGGTGCCGACCCGGCAGGCGGACCTGGCGCAGTGTCCGGTCGCCGAGGCGCTGTTCCGCGAGACGCTGCGCGTGCATCCGGCGACGCCGCTCCTAGTGCGTCGCGCACTGCGTGAATTGCGACTCGGCGAACTGCGCATTCCCGCGGGCACCGATCTGTGCATCCCGCTGCTGCATTTCTCGACCTCGGCGCTGCTGCATGAGGCGCCTGATCAGTTTCGGCTGGCGCGGTGGCTGCAACGCACCGAGCCGATCCGGCCGGTGGACATGCTGCAGTTCGGTACCGGCCCACACGTCTGCATGGGCTACCACCTGGCATGGCTGGAACTGGTGCAGTTCTGTATCGCCCTGGCGCTGACCATGCACGAGGCCGGGGTGCGGCCGCGGTTGCTGAGCGGCGTCGAAAAAGGCCGGCGCTATTACCCGACCGCACATCCGTCCATGGCTATCCGCATCGGATTCTCATGA
- a CDS encoding polyprenyl synthetase family protein — translation MQTGSTPHEDRAGVSANGGLGAQARGASGRLLPEIWMQDGAKRVEQALARLLCAEDDGETELMAAMRYATLHGGKRTRALLCLAAGALADTPAHILDDVGAAIEMMHACTLVHDDLPAMDDDVLRRGLPTVHVKFGEATAILVGDALQAHSFLTLASLDAPGDNRIALVRELAQAVSAEGAAGGQAMDLSLVGKHVELDRILVMHRMKCGALVRASVRMGALCAIAEDAAHAALYCALDRYSACFGLALQVIDDILDATADTATLGKTPGKDAAARKPTCASIMGLQAARQFVTDLLRDAGEAVAPLGPRAERLAQILQRANAYLFKHAPCA, via the coding sequence ATGCAAACCGGTTCCACGCCACACGAAGACCGAGCTGGCGTTTCCGCGAACGGCGGATTGGGCGCGCAGGCGCGCGGCGCATCCGGCAGGCTGCTGCCCGAGATCTGGATGCAGGACGGCGCAAAGCGGGTCGAACAGGCGCTGGCGCGTCTTCTCTGCGCCGAAGACGACGGTGAGACCGAGCTGATGGCGGCGATGCGCTACGCCACCTTGCATGGCGGCAAGCGCACCCGCGCCTTGCTCTGTTTGGCTGCCGGCGCACTGGCCGACACGCCGGCGCACATACTCGATGACGTCGGTGCCGCCATCGAGATGATGCACGCCTGTACGTTGGTCCACGACGATCTGCCCGCGATGGACGACGACGTGCTTCGCCGCGGCCTTCCGACCGTGCACGTCAAGTTCGGCGAAGCCACCGCGATCCTGGTCGGCGATGCGCTGCAGGCGCACTCCTTCCTGACCCTGGCGAGCCTGGATGCGCCGGGCGACAACCGTATCGCGCTCGTGCGCGAACTGGCGCAGGCGGTGTCCGCCGAGGGTGCCGCGGGCGGGCAGGCCATGGATCTGTCGCTGGTTGGAAAGCACGTTGAGCTGGACAGGATCCTGGTGATGCACCGGATGAAGTGCGGAGCGCTAGTGCGCGCATCCGTTCGCATGGGCGCGCTATGCGCCATCGCGGAGGATGCCGCGCACGCTGCGCTGTACTGTGCGCTCGATCGCTACAGCGCCTGTTTCGGCCTGGCGTTGCAGGTGATCGACGACATTCTCGACGCGACAGCGGATACCGCGACGCTGGGCAAGACCCCCGGCAAGGACGCGGCGGCGCGGAAGCCGACCTGCGCGTCGATCATGGGGCTGCAGGCAGCGCGGCAGTTCGTGACGGATCTGTTGCGCGACGCCGGGGAGGCCGTCGCCCCGTTGGGGCCGCGTGCGGAACGGTTGGCGCAGATCCTGCAGCGGGCCAACGCGTATCTGTTCAAGCACGCGCCATGCGCATGA